AGAAATGACGATTACAAAGCCATGAAAGCAAAAATGAAATAACGGCTTTTCTCTTATAAGCAAAAAATCCACCGCATCGCGGTGGATTTTTTTTGGAATAATGTCAATAGGATTATCGTAATTGCGCCCCGGTCTCTTTTTCCAGGCTCTGCCTTATCTTGCCCATGATCTTATCGATCTGCTCGTCGGTAAGCGTTTTAGAGCTGTCCTGCAGCGTAAAGCTCACCGCGTAGGATTTCTTGCCTTCAGGGAGGTTTTTACCTTCGTATACGTCAAACAGGCTGATATCCTTAAGCAGCGATTTTTCCGCCTGCCTGGCTATGGTATAAATGCTGTCGAAAGTTACTTCAGTATCAACAAGCAGCGCAAGATCCCTTCTTACTTCAGGGAATTTAGATATCTCAGTATATTTTATTTTACCCGACACAAGGCTTATGATAGCACCCCAGTTGAAGTCGGCAAAGAATACATCCTGCTTTATGTCAAACTGTTTGAGGATGTTTTTCTTTATCGTACCAAATTCAACCAGCACCTCATTGCCTGATGCAAATGCCGCGCCTTCGCTGTAAATGTCCGAAGTGGCTGGCTGTGCATTTATTTTAGTGATGCCAAGCCTTGTCAGTATAAGGTTTACATAGCCTTTGAACATAAAGAAATCGGAAGGCTTCTGGCCGGTTTGAGTCCAGCTTTCCGGAAGCCTGCTGCCCGTTACGGTAAGGGTAAGGTGCTTGTTCTCATAATAGCCTGACGGCATTTTGTGGTAGCTTTTACCAAATTCGAACAGTTTCAGGTCGGCCCTTTTCCTGTTGATATTGAACGAAACTGCCTCAAGCGCACTGAACAATAACGACTGCCTCATGGCCGAAAGGTCGTTGCTCAACGGGTTAAGCATCATTACATTGAATTCTTCTTTAAGGTTTTCAGATAGCTTTACGTAGTCCGGCGTGGTGAGCGAATTGGCCATCATCTCGTTAAAGCCAAGCGCTGCCAGCTGTTCTGCAATTATATTTTGAAGCTTGTAATCTTCAGTGCGTGATGAATTGGATATCGACGCATTCAGTTTCTGCGTAAAGTTAATATTGTTATAGCCGTAAACCCTTAGTATTTCCTCAATAACATCGATCTCGCGGTTCACATCCACACGGTAAGCAGGTACCACAAGCCCAAGGCCGGCATCGGACATAGTGCTGATCTTGATGTCAAGCGATACAAGTATTTTCTTAATGGTCTCTTTTGGGAGTTCCTGGCCGATGGTGCGCGTTACATTGCTGAAATTTAGCAGCACCGAATGCCCCTCTATCTTTTTAGGGTAAATATCGGTTACGTCCGATGTGATCTCGCCACCTGCGGTTTCCTGTATTAGCAGGGCCGCCCTTTTTAGCGCATATTCCGCAATGCTCGGATCGATACCCCTTTCAAACCTGAAAGAAGCGTCGGTGTTCAGGCCGTGTCTCTTGGCTGTTTTCCGAACCGATACCGGGTTAAA
Above is a genomic segment from Flavobacterium album containing:
- the pheT gene encoding phenylalanine--tRNA ligase subunit beta yields the protein MRISYNWLKQFIKLDWKSEETAALLTDLGLEVEGVDKFESLKGGLEGVVVGHVLTCVQHPNADRLRITTVDIGEGTPVQIVCGAPNVAVGQKVPVATIGTTLYDKEGNAFQIKKGKIRGEESHGMICAEDELGIGESHDGIMILKEDLKPGTPASKVFNIESDEVFEIGLTPNRADAMSHWGVARDLRAGLAQKNVNTELLTPSVSNFRIDKRTLKMDVKVEDSKLAPRYCGVTISGITVKPSPSWLQNRLKAIGLTPKNNVVDVTNYVLHELGQPLHAFDAAKIKGNKVIVKTLPAGTKFTTLDDVERTLHEEDLMICDEVGPMCMAGVFGGKNSGVTESTSSIFLESAYFNPVSVRKTAKRHGLNTDASFRFERGIDPSIAEYALKRAALLIQETAGGEITSDVTDIYPKKIEGHSVLLNFSNVTRTIGQELPKETIKKILVSLDIKISTMSDAGLGLVVPAYRVDVNREIDVIEEILRVYGYNNINFTQKLNASISNSSRTEDYKLQNIIAEQLAALGFNEMMANSLTTPDYVKLSENLKEEFNVMMLNPLSNDLSAMRQSLLFSALEAVSFNINRKRADLKLFEFGKSYHKMPSGYYENKHLTLTVTGSRLPESWTQTGQKPSDFFMFKGYVNLILTRLGITKINAQPATSDIYSEGAAFASGNEVLVEFGTIKKNILKQFDIKQDVFFADFNWGAIISLVSGKIKYTEISKFPEVRRDLALLVDTEVTFDSIYTIARQAEKSLLKDISLFDVYEGKNLPEGKKSYAVSFTLQDSSKTLTDEQIDKIMGKIRQSLEKETGAQLR